One genomic window of Nicotiana sylvestris chromosome 10, ASM39365v2, whole genome shotgun sequence includes the following:
- the LOC104240720 gene encoding PLASMODESMATA CALLOSE-BINDING PROTEIN 3-like, with protein sequence MATAFVLSLILFLAFTGYSSGANYCLCKDGVGDSLMQKSIDYACGNGADCTGILQNGPCYNPNTIKDHCSYAVNSYYQKKAASGATCDFSGTATLSSNPPSSSTSGCYQTTPGNTGGGTTTVPGTTTNPGTGTGTGTGTSTGTGTGTGTTTGINNPTFGLGPTGSGGYNPDGSGTETLHQNTVFFTIAILFTSLVCLRL encoded by the exons ATGGCTACTGCTTTTGTACTGTCTTTAATACTTTTCTTGGCTTTCACTGGTTACTCAA GTGGTGCTAATTACTGTTTGTGCAAAGATGGGGTAGGAGACAGTCTTATGCAGAAGAGCATAGATTATGCTTGTGGAAATGGAGCTGACTGTACTGGTATCCTTCAAAATGGACCTTGTTACAACCCTAACACTATCAAAGATCACTGCAGTTATGCTGTAAATAGCTATTATCAGAAGAAAGCTGCATCTGGTGCAACCTGTGACTTTTCTGGAActgcaactttgagttcaaatcCACCATCTT CCTCTACTTCTGGATGTTACCAGACCACCCCTGG AAACACTGGCGGAGGTACCACAACTGTACCAGGAACCACAACAAATCCCGGCACCGGCACTGGGACTGGCACGGGCACTAGCACCGGCACTGGGACTGGCACGGGAACTACAACAGGTATTAACAATCCTACTTTTGGGCTAGGACCAACAGGAAGTGGTGGCTACAATCCAGATGGCAGTGGCACAGAGACTCTTCATCAAAATACTGTCTTTTTCACTATAGCCATTTTGTTTACAAGCTTGGTATGCTTAAGACTCTAA
- the LOC104240737 gene encoding alpha/beta hydrolase domain-containing protein VTE7, whose product MLTMLSTRAGVALPTSLALIGPNVRFSISRRLRIRAAEFPDFLPKQVENIKDSSARKLASRIERLPVNLSKGCVLSSCVKPKEQNSANPVVLLHGFDSSCLEWRYTFPMLEEAGLETWAVDILGWGFSDLERLPSCDVASKRDHLYQLWSTYIKRPMVLVGPSLGSAVAIDFSVNYPEAVDRLVLIDASVYAEGTGNLATLPKAVAYAGIYLLKSVPLRLYATSLTFNGLPLSTCIDWTNIGRLHCLLPWWEDATVNFMISGGYNVVSQIEHVKQKTLIIWGEDDQIIDYKLGVRLHCELPNAIIRQIPKCGHIPHVEKPDAVSRLIVEFVRSDQSQRANPDSVSTISVTV is encoded by the exons ATGCTTACAATGCTCTCAACCAGAGCTGGTGTTGCTCTTCCAACATCACTTGCTCTAATTGGACCAAACGTAAGATTCTCCATTTCGAGGCGTTTAAGGATCCGAGCTGCTGAATTTCCGGATTTTCTTCCTAAACAAGTCGAGAATATCAAAGACTCTTCTGCTAGAAAATTGGCTTCACGAATTGAAAGACTACCT GTAAACTTATCAAAGGGTTGTGTCTTGAGTAGTTGTGTGAAGCCAAAAGAACAGAACTCTGCCAACCCAGTCGTGCTGCTCCATGGTTTTGATAG CTCATGTTTAGAGTGGAGGTACACATTTCCGATGCTTGAGGAGGCTGGGCTGGAGACATGGGCAGTTGATATCCTTGGATGGGGTTTCTCTGATTTAG AAAGGCTTCCATCATGTGATGTAGCTTCCAAGCGTGATCATCTTTACCAG TTGTGGTCTACCTACATCAAGAGGCCAATGGTACTTGTCGGACCGAGTCTTGGATCTGCTGTTGCCATTGACTTCTCTGTCAACTATCCAGAAGCA GTGGATAGGCTGGTTTTAATCGATGCAAGTGTTTATGCGGAAGGTACAGGAAACCTTGCAACCTTACCTAAAGCAGTAGCTTATGCTGGG ATCTACTTGTTGAAAAGTGTTCCACTTCGCTTATATGCAACATCATTAACTTTCAATGGCTTACCATTGAGTACCTGCATAGACTGGACTAAT ATTGGCCGCTTACATTGTTTGTTACCTTGGTGGGAGGATGCAACAGTGAATTTCATGATCAGCGGAGGTTACAATGTTGTTTCTCAGATAGAACAT GTCAAGCAGAAAACACTAATAATATGGGGTGAAGACGATCAGATAATTGACTACAAGCTCGGAGTG AGATTGCACTGTGAACTGCCAAATGCTATTATACGCCAAATACCAAAGTGCGGCCATATCCCTCATGTGGAGAAGCCCGATGCTGTCTCCAGGTTGATAGTGGAATTCGTTCGCTCTGATCAATCACAAAGGGCAAATCCTGACTCTGTCTCCACCATCTCTGTTACTGTTTGA